Proteins from one Mycteria americana isolate JAX WOST 10 ecotype Jacksonville Zoo and Gardens chromosome 1, USCA_MyAme_1.0, whole genome shotgun sequence genomic window:
- the LOC142404571 gene encoding secreted frizzled-related protein 2-like, which produces MFLTAKILVFALSGFLRVATGFDIGLSTKCVVIPKEMDMCHKIGYSEMRLPNLMGHTSMAEVILKSTTWQHLAHTDCHPHVRTFLCSLFAPICLDTFIHPCRSMCVAVRDSCAPVLACHGHPWPDSLDCDRFPADEDMCLASLTKEYKYLHKVLPKPACQACPAVEEFFTHKRVLEAFCDNNFAVKVKLSKKRTVFGDQEYNIECQVEFITQGSLLPYETQNMIQQWLLINENCTQRMTPTHRPMVYLLVGNIEEGIILVNQVYRWQRRDSQLTLATQKWRYHKCL; this is translated from the exons ATGTTCTTGACtgcaaaaatacttgtttttgcTCTGAGTGGTTTCCTAAGAGTGGCAACAGGCTTTGACATTGGATTATCCACAAAATGTGTAGTCATACCCAAGGAGATGGACATGTGCCACAAGATTGGGTACTCCGAAATGAGGCTTCCCAACCTGATGGGACACACAAGCATGGCAGAGGTTATCCTAAAATCCACCACCTGGCAGCACCTTGCGCACACGGACTGTCACCCTCACGTGAGGACATTTCTGTGCTCCCTGTTTGCACCCATCTGTTTAGATAC GTTTATCCATCCTTGTAGGAGTATGTGTGTTGCCGTCCGTGACAGCTGTGCCCCGGTGCTCGCCTGCCACGGACACCCCTGGCCTGACAGTCTGGACTGCGATCGATTCCCTGCGGATGAGGACATGTGCCTGGCATCTCTTACAAAGGAATATAAATACTTGCACAAAG TCCTACCAAAGCCTGCCTGCCAGGCCTGCCCAGCGGTGGAGGAATTCTTTACACACAAAAGAGTTCTCGAGGCTTTCTGTGACAATAACTTTG cagTGAAAGTAAAGCTGTCCAAAAAGAGAACAGTATTTGGTGACCAAGAGTATAACATTGAATGCCAAGTGGAATTCATTACTCAGGGCTCCCTCTTGCCTTATGAAACTCAGAATATGATACAACAGTGGCTGCTTATCAATGAAAACTGTACACAGAGGATGACTCCAACCCATCGTCCCATGGTGTATCTCCTCGTGGGGAATATTGAAGAAGGCATCATTTTAGTAAACCAGGTTTATCGTTGGCAGAGGAGGGACTCCCAGCTGACTTTGGCCACTCAGAAGTGGAGATACCATAAATGCTTGTAA